The genomic window CATTTTTAAGTCCTTTGTTTGCTTTAGCGCTATTTACAAAATTCCACTGGAATCCTTCGCTTCCATCTTTTTGATTCTTTAAACGATTCTTGATTTCATTGCCAACATTGCGCATTTTGCCGTTTATTATTGCACCGTTATCTTCCACAACAACTGCGACTGGAACAGTGTCTAGCGTTTTGTAAGGATTTGTAAAAGCCCATAAATATAACGAACCATATAAAAGTGGGATTAAGGCTACTGTTCCAATAACAAGTTTTCGAGCTTTACCTTTTATAGCATTATTTAATTCACGGAACGCAAGAACAATAGTATTAACGCGCATTGTTTTCACCACCATTTGCTTCACTTGTAGCAAGTTGAGAATCAATATGAGAATTTTCTACTTCCCCATGATTTGGGCTTAGTCTTAAAACTTGATCTGCTTGCTTTTCTAACTCGCTTTGCAAAACTCCCACGCAGCACGAGCAAAAGTGTTTGCTAACATACTCGCGAATATCTGCAATTAAGCATTCACTTTGCTCACTTGTAAGCTCAGTTTCTACGCCGTCTACAAAAAGAATCCACGGCTTTTTTAGCAAAGCAAGTGCGATTCCCAATCTCATGCGCTCACATGGCGTTAAATCACCAATAGCAGTTTCTCTAGGAGATAACACTTTCCAATATGCTAATAGGTTATACGCGTATTGTTGTAGAGCTTCGTGATTTTTAACATTATTCTTGTATTGTTCGCGGAAAAGCGGCGATGCGCTAGCAAGTTTTAGCTCGCTCATAAGCGCTTCTTCTATTGTTTGAGTGTTGTAGAATTCATTGATTCCATTGAACAGTCCCAGCCCAACATATTGACGCGATTCTCTAGTGTCTGTTGGCATATCCAAATCTGCTATTTTTAGCATTCCACTTGTGAATTTCATATATCCAGATAGTGTGAGCAGCAGTGCAGACTTTCCAGAGCCATGTTCGCCCGATATTGCAACGATTTGGTGAGGCTCAACTTTTAATGACACATCCCAAAATGGAGATTTTCTAAATCTTTTTAATCCTAATTCTTTCGCTTCTATAAGCGTTTGTTCTTCTTGCATAATTTACATGCGACGAAATAAGCATTTGAAGCGAAACTGTACGGCACGCTTCTATTGCAATCGTCGAGCATTCCTCCTTTTACTCTTTAATCGTGGATTTTTAATTTTCAATTTTCAATTTTTTGGTTTTATTTTGATTTTTTTGATTTTTTTGATTCTTCTAACTTCAGACTCAATATTTAATTCTGATATCGCCTATAATGATTTTGGCGACTACCTCATATTGCTATGTTGCAACAAAAGGTTATAAATTAAGAGACCAATTATTGACGTTAATCTCCTGAAAGTACTTTCATCGTACTATTCAAGGCGAACAAATATTAACTTATTTTTAAACATTTTGTTCATTTGTCTATATTTTAGCCATAAAAATACGCTATATATAACAAAATCTCACATTTTTGATTTAATCATGTTACTTCCAAATATCATAGATAATCTTAAATCTATTTATGAAAGTTAAACCACTTGAGACGAGTGCTGGCTTTTCTAAATCACTATTGGCAAGCTTTAGTGCTGTTTACGTTTTTCTAAAACCAATCGCAATAGTAATTCAGCCCCACAAATTTTATTTTGCAGGGCTGAACTACTTATTTTATTTATTATCTATTTTTTATTTATTTATTATCTATTGATTACTTGCTAGATTTTTTAGCAAATTTTTTACTCACTAGTGCAGTTAACCATGGCGTAGCCAAAGCAGTAATAATTACTGCAGCAGCAATTTGAGGAGTTGCTATTAATGCGGCTTTTGCCAAATTTGGATCTATAGCCATCATTGCAGCTGGTGTTGCAACAGCACTTGCTGCAGTACTACTTATTGCAGCTCCAGCAATACCAGAGCCCCTAGTTAAGAAGCGATCTGCTAATACTGTAAATACAAATCCAGAAAGCACTATAATGCCAAGCAGCACACCAGAAAGTCCACCTTCAACTAGTTGAGCAAAGTTCATGTTTGCTCCTAGAACAAAGCCCAGAATCATGGTTATAGGGATTATGCCATTAACCAGTTGCTTCTTCATGTAAGGGAAACAATTTCCTAGAATCATTCCTAAAACAAGAGGCAAAATTGATCCAACAATCTGCCAGAATGGTATTACGGCTTGCCCAGAAGAGTTCATAACAATCATTGTTACTGTTGGACCAACGCTTATGGTTGTCATAGCAACAGCTCCACGATC from Gardnerella vaginalis ATCC 14018 = JCM 11026 includes these protein-coding regions:
- a CDS encoding ATP-binding cassette domain-containing protein, producing MQEEQTLIEAKELGLKRFRKSPFWDVSLKVEPHQIVAISGEHGSGKSALLLTLSGYMKFTSGMLKIADLDMPTDTRESRQYVGLGLFNGINEFYNTQTIEEALMSELKLASASPLFREQYKNNVKNHEALQQYAYNLLAYWKVLSPRETAIGDLTPCERMRLGIALALLKKPWILFVDGVETELTSEQSECLIADIREYVSKHFCSCCVGVLQSELEKQADQVLRLSPNHGEVENSHIDSQLATSEANGGENNAR
- a CDS encoding 2-keto-3-deoxygluconate permease encodes the protein MFANLKSQITKIDLKKIKIPGATIVVPLFIGCLVNSCFPATLKIGGFTTAVINGTGPLVGAFMLCIGASLSFKNAPKALWRGAVIISVKILTAIVIALLVSKFCNNNLLGLSMLSILGAMTVANNALYSGITANYGTEVDRGAVAMTTISVGPTVTMIVMNSSGQAVIPFWQIVGSILPLVLGMILGNCFPYMKKQLVNGIIPITMILGFVLGANMNFAQLVEGGLSGVLLGIIVLSGFVFTVLADRFLTRGSGIAGAAISSTAASAVATPAAMMAIDPNLAKAALIATPQIAAAVIITALATPWLTALVSKKFAKKSSK